A single genomic interval of Tursiops truncatus isolate mTurTru1 chromosome 1, mTurTru1.mat.Y, whole genome shotgun sequence harbors:
- the ARHGAP30 gene encoding rho GTPase-activating protein 30 isoform X4, which translates to MRHLVHMASLSAQTNMHARNLAIVWAPNLLRSKDIEASGFNGTAAFMEVRVQSIVVEFILTHVDQLFEGAALSGGEVESGWRSLPGVRVSGSPEDLMPRSLPYHLPSVLQSGDGPPQMRPYHTIIEIAEHKRKGSLKVRKWRSIFNLGRSGHETKRKLPRGAEDREDKSDKVTLRPAKSMDSLSAVAGVSDEPEGLVGRSSPRPCPLLLASLENDSVEAAEGEQEPEAEALAGTSSEPGTPRPGRSAIRAGGSSHAERRAGVHISEPYDVNLPPHISSMLNISPNIISNVSLAGFARGLEYPTLQPRPSPASGPGSGPGLGPGPPDEKLEASPAPGPLADSGPADMTPALEDCLSQEVQDSFSFLEDSSSSEPEWVGVVDGEVAKAGPAGAAFSPGEDDPGMGYLEELLGVGPQVEEFSVEPPLDDLSLDEAQFVLAPSCCSLDSPGSGPEAEEESGEEVFLSAYDDLSPLLGPKLPTWEGSGSLEEKGTGSGRQEAPGQAEGEQVFWEVEEGKEAEPGIRRDIREEAEGSPESGVEGGEASEEGVEAEGSQKVIDSLSERCGEEREETEAKGEESKGQQEDESTEEAKGVEETGGEQGKERKTEREEEEEGDEAQGEAGRDPEDGAQENQIAEESWEVVHKQEAEGGREDEVKGQRGDENQEAREDQGDGEDSRIPEAAAEGGAGKVSKERECGDGEDEGDQRAGGDHVEEGSLPEMPHVESLEVDSAKEGNAQPSETEHAAPQPPRPEEMDPEGQPSPLGSAGGVSMRLASTLVQVQQVRSVPVVPPKPQFAKMPSAMCGKIHVAPANPCPRPGRLDGTPGERAWGSRASRSSWRNGGSLSFDAAVALARDRQRTEAQAVRRTQTCTGAGDYSLIPKTSPYSMISAYCPRPLSCLELPAEGTEGSGPRSRFSLPPREPQLPDPVESPQRRSYAFETQANSGKGEGL; encoded by the exons ATGCGGCACCTGGTGCACATGGCCTCATTGAGTGCCCAGACCAACATGCACGCCCGCAACCTGGCCATCGTGTGGGCCCCCAACCTGCTGAG GTCTAAGGACATAGAGGCCTCAGGCTTCAATGGGACAGCAGCCTTCATGGAGGTGCGGGTGCAGTCCATTGTCGTCGAGTTCATCCTCACACATGTGGACCAGCTCTTTGAGGGTGCTGCTCTCTCTG gTGGTGAGGTGGAAAGTGGATGGCGATCACTTCCAGGGGTCCGGGTGTCAGGCAGCCCCGAGGACCTTATGCCCCGATCCCTGCCCTACCACCTGCCTAGCGTCCTGCAGTCTGGTGATGGACCCCCACAGATGCGGCCTTATCACACTATCATAGAGATTGCAGAGCACAA GAGGAAGGGGTCTTTGAAAGTCAGGAAGTGGAGATCTATCTTCAATCTGGGTCGCTCTGGCCATGAGACCAAGCGTAAACTTCCACGGGGAGCTGAGGACAGGG AGGACAAATCCGATAAGGTGACTCTGCGGCCAGCCAAGAGCATGGACTCACTGAGTGCTGTGGCTGGGGTCAGTGATG aGCCAGAGGGGCTGGTGGGACGCAGCAGTCCTCGGCCATGCCCACTGTTGCTGGCGAGCTTGGAGAATGATTCTGTGGAAGCAGCAGAGGGTGAACAGGAGCCCGAGGCAGAAGCACTGGCTGGCACGAGCTCTGAGCCCGGCACACCACGACCTGGGCGGTCAGCAATCCGTGCTGGGGGCAGCAGCCATGCAGAGCGCCGTGCTGGCGTCCACATCTCAGAGCCCTACGATGTCAACCTCCCACCACACATCAGTTCTATGCTCAACATATCCCCGAACATCATCTCTAACGTCTCCTTGGCCGGGTTTGCCCGTGGTCTTGAGTACCCGACCCTTCAGCCCCGGCCAAGCCCTGCCTCTGGCCCTGGCTCTGGCCCTGGCCTTGGCCCTGGTCCCCCAG ACGAGAAGTTGGAGGCAAGTCCAGCCCCAGGTCCCCTGGCTGACTCAGGCCCAGCGGACATGACCCCTGCCCTGGAGGACTGCCTGTCCCAGGAGGTGCAGGATTCCTTCTCCTTCCTAGAGGACTCAAGCAGCTCAGAGCCCgagtgggtgggggtggtggatGGGGAGGTGGCCAAGGCAGGACCAGCAGGAGCAGCCTTCTCCCCTGGGGAGGACGACCCTGGGATGGGCTACCTGGAGGAGCTCCTGGGAGTTGGGCCTCAG GTGGAGGAGTTCTCTGTGGAGCCACCCCTGGATGACCTGTCTCTGGATGAGGCTCAGTTTGTCCTGGCCCCCAGCTGCTGTTCCCTGGACTCTCCTGGCTCCGGGCCTGAAGCAGAGGAGGAAAGTGGGGAGGAAGTCTTCCTGAGTGCCTATGATGACCTAAGTCCCCTTCTGGGGCCCAAACTCCCAACCTGGGAGGGTTCAGGCAGTCTAGAGGAAAAGGGAACAGGGTCTGGAAGACAGGAGGCTCCAGGACAGGCAGAGGGAGAACAGGTATTCTGGGAAGTTGAGGAGGGCAAGGAGGCTGAGCCTGGAATTAGACGGGACATcagggaggaggctgaggggagtCCAGAGAGTGGAGTGGAGGGTGGAGAGGCCAGTGAGGAAGGAGTGGAGGCTGAGGGAAGCCAAAAGGTGATTGACAGTTTGAGCGAAAGatgtggggaagagagagaggagacagaggccaAGGGAGAGGAGTCCAAAGGTCAGCAGGAGGATGAGAGTACAGAGGAAGCTAAGGGTGTGGAGGAAACAggaggggagcaggggaaggaaagaaagaccgagcgagaagaagaggaggaaggagatgaaGCCCAGGGAGAAGCCGGGAGGGACCCAGAGGATGGGGCCCAGGAAAACCAAATTGCTGAAGAGAGCTGGGAAGTTGTACACAAACAAGAGGCTGAAGGAGGCAGAGAAGATGAGGTCAAAGGGCAGAGGGGGGATGAGAACCAAGAGGCAAGAGAAGACCAAGGAGATGGTGAAGATAGCAGAATCCCAGAAGCAGCAGCTGAAGGAGGAGCAGGGAAGGTCAGCAAGGAACGGGAGTGTGGAGACGGAGAAGATGAGGGAGACCAGAGGGCTGGAGGTGACCATGTAGAAGAGGGCTCCCTCCCTGAAATGCCACACGTAGAGTCCCTGGAGGTTGACAGTGCCAAGGAGGGCAACGCCCAGCCCTCTGAGACAGAACACGCAGCCCCACAGCCACCCCGGCCAGAGGAGATGGATCCGGAGGGGCAGCCCAGTCCCCTTGGCTCAGCTGGTGGTGTGAGCATGCGCCTGGCTTCCACCCTGGTTCAGGTCCAACAGGTCCGCTCTGTGCCTGTGGTGCCCCCCAAACCACAGTTTGCCAAGATGCCCAGTGCAATGTGTGGCAAGATCCATGTGGCACCAGCAAACCCATGCCCAAGGCCTGGCCGGCTTGATGGAACTCCTGGGGAACGGGCCTGGGGGTCCCGAGCCTCCCGCTCCTCTTGGAGGAATGGGGGCAGTCTTTCCTTTGATGCTGCTGTGGCCCTGGCCCGGGACCGCCAGAGGACTGAAGCTCAGGCAGTTCGGCGGACCCAGACCTGTACTGGGGCTGGGGACTACAGCCTCATCCCCAAAACCTCCCCCTATAGCATGATCTCTGCCTATTGTCCTCGGCCCCTTAGCTGCCTGGAGCTCCCAGCTGAAGGCACAGAAGGGTCTGGACCCCGGAGTCGGTTTAGTCTGCCCCCGAGAGAACCCCAGCTCCCTGACCCCGTTGAGTCGCCCCAGCGCCGATCGTATGCATTTGAAACACAGGCTAACTCTGGGAAAGGTGAGGGACTGTGA